The genomic window CCATTGGGCGCTTGTGGTCGCGACCCTCGTCGCCCGTCTGCGGGCTGCGGGGCGCGAGCCGCTGCTGATCGGACTCACCGCGACGCTCCCGTCACCCGATGACGCCGACGAGTACGACAACTACACCTCGCTCCTCGGCGACGTCGACTACGAGGTGCCCGTGCCGGCGGTCGTGCGCGAGGGCAACCTCGCGCCCTACCGCGACCTCGTGCGCTTCGTCGAGCCGACCCGCGACGAGCTCGCCTTCCTCTCCGGTCACGCGGAGGGGCTCGCCGTGCTGCTGCGGACGACCTTCGCGGGCGACACCGGTCTGCAGTTCCTCGTCGACACCCTGCAACCCGCCCTGCCGCCGTCACCGCCGCGCGACCCGCTCGAGCCGCCGCCTGCGACCCCCTCGACCGTCGACGCCGCCGACCACGCCGTCGATGCGCGCCTGGCAGTGGCGTTCGCCGACGACTTCGCCGCCGCCGAGGCGGCAGCGGCGATGCTGGCCACGGCGGCGCCGCGGCATCCGCTCGTCTCCCATCTGCCCGACGTGGCGCGGCGGCCGCCCAGCGCCGACGAGACGCTGCGGCTGCTCGCACGCTTCGCGCTGGACCGGCTGCTGCCCGATCCGGGGGCCGAGCGGCAGTGGCATCGCATCCGTCGCACGCTCGCCGACTTCGGGTATGCGCTCAGCGATCGGGGGGTGCGGCGCACGCGCGACCCGGTCGACACCATGCTCGCGTCGTCGCTGGCGAAGGACCACGCCGCGTGCGACATCCTGCGGCTGGAGCGCGAGGCACTGGGCGACGAGCGGCTGCGCGCACTGGTGGTCACCGACTTCGCGTCGCACGGCAACAAGCACGGCGGGCTCGTCGGCACCGCCGGAGCTCTCCGCACCTTCACGTCGCTGGTGAACGACGTCGCGACCTCCGGGCTGCGTGCGATCCTCGTCACCGGCAGCCACGCGCGCATCGCCACGCGCGACGTGGACGTGCTCGTCTCAGTGCTCGGGGACGAGCTGGGCGTGCCGGTCGCGGCGGCCCCGCTGATCGAGGCGGCGGAGGTGTCGGAACTGCACGCGCCGGGCGCCGGTGTCGCCGCCCTCGTGCGCGCGGCATCGGTGCTGCTCACGCGGGGGACCGTGCAGGTGGTGGTCGGCACCCGTGGCCTCTTCGGCGAGGGGTGGGACTGCCCTGCGGTCAACACCCTCATCGACCTGACCGCAGTGTCGACGGCGTCGGCCACGCAGCAGCTGCGGGGGCGCACGCTGCGCCTCGACCCCGCCTGGCCCGAGAAGGTCGCCCACAACTGGACGGTCACGGCGCTGCTGCCGCCGACGTTCCCGCTGTCGGCGCAACCGGACGCCACGCGGCTGCGCCGCAAGCACGCCCGCCTGTGGGGCCTCGACGCCGATGACCCGTCGCGGGTCGTACGGGGCACGTCGATCGCCATGCCCGCCCGCCAGCGGGCCGGATTGGCGGCGGTCGTGGCGAAGGATGCCGCGGCATCCGTCGCCGCCCTCAACGCCCTCGGCATGCCGCCGGCGCGCTCTGTCACGCGGACGCACTGGCGGATCGGCGAGCCCTACGTCGACCGCGAGAGTGTGAGCGCGCTCGTTCCGCGCCACCGGGAGGCTCCGCTGTTCCGCACGAGCCGGCCGGTGTCGCGTGCGCTGGGCGGCGCGTTCGCTGGGACGGCCGCGGCAGCCGGCGCGGGGAGCGCCACCCTGGGGCTCGCGGTCGGTGCCGCCATGGGCCCGGAGGCAGGGACGGTGGCCGGCGCCGCTCTGCTGCTGGCCGGCATCGTGCCGGCCGTCGAACTCGGCCGCGGCTGGCGGGCGGCGCGTGCGCAGCTCGCCGGCGGCGCGGAGCCGTATCGGCGCATCGCCGGGATCGTGTGGGAGGCGCTGCGCCGCGCGGGCCGCGTCGCCGATGAGCCGGTGACGATCGCGGCGACGGAGGCGGAGCTCGACGACGGGACCGGCGAGATCGCGATCGAGGCCGTGTCGGCATCCCTCACCGATCAGCGCACGCTCGCCGACGCGCTGGGGGAGCTGTTCGGCCCCGTGCGCACGCCGCGCTTCCTGCTCGAGACCGGCAGCGGTGGACGGTCGGCGTTCGTCCGGGGCGTGCTGCGCCGCGTCGCCCGGCGGCGGACCGAGGGGCACTTCGTGCCGGTGCCGTCGCTCATCGGGCGTCGCCGACGGGATGCCGAGGAGTTCGCCGCGGCGTGGGAGCGCGAGCTCGGGCCGTGCGTGCTGCACGCGATGGACGGTCCCGGTCAGCTCGCGCTCATGGCCCGCGCTCGTCGCGGAGGTGGGGGGCTCGTGCCCGCGACCTCACGCGACCAGTGGCAGTGACGCTCGGTCGACGCGAACGGCCCGGCGGTCACATCGCGGATGCGGCGCGCAGGGCTCGACCGCGTGACAGCGGCGGACGGGTCGCTATCGGGCTCAGACCACCTGGGTGCCGCACATGCCGCACAGCCCGGTCGCCGATACCTCCACGAAGCAGTTCGGGCACATCGCCCGGGGGGCTTCGTCGACCGAAGAGCTGCGACGCACCGCGGGGGTGCGCTCCGGGCGCGCCGCAGGGCGCGCGGTGGAACGGGACTTGCGCGCCGGGGCGGCGACGGGAGCCGGTGCCGGCTTCTCGATCGCGGGAAGGTGCTGCGCGCAGTAGAACCGCACGAAGCCGTCGTGGTGCTTGGGATGCCGGTGCTTGATCGCCCACAGCTCCGTGCGGGGGATCGGGTCGGCCTCGGTACGGCAGGCGACGCAGTGCGCCGGATCTCCCGGTACCACGTCCGCGACGACCACCGGGGTCTCGAAGGGGACAGCGTCCCGCCAGTCTGCTGATGCGACGATCTTCATGCTCAGAGGCCTCTTTCTCCCCTCCGAGCCTACGCCCGTCTGATCAGGGCTGACGCCACTGGTCGCTTTCGAGGTGCGATCCGGCCTGCGGGCCCATCTGCAGCATGCCGCCGTCGACGGGCCAGCTGACCCCCGTCACGTACGAGGCGGCGGGGGATGCGAGGAAGGCGACGACCGCCGCGATCTCCTCCGGGCGGCCGGGCCGCGCCAGCGGAATGCCGGGTCGGTGGGTCTGCTCCGCGTCCGCGGATTCCATGTCGTTCATCGGGGTCGCGATCTCGCCCGGGGCGACGGCGTTGACGGTGATCTGCCGGTCGCCGAGCTCCTGCGCCATGGTCTTCACGAGCCCGCCCAGGCCGTGTTTGGCGGCGACGTACGCGGCGGAGCCCACCCGCGGCTGGTGCTCGTGCACGCTCGTGATCGCGACGATGCGGCCGCCGCGGCCCGCGTCGGCCATGCGCCGGGCGGCCCACTGCATGCCGACGAAGGCGCCGTCGAGGTTGAGGGCGACCGTCGAACGCCACTCGTCCAGCGACAGGTCGAGCACGCCGGTGCCGCCGCCGCCCCCGGCGTTGTTGACGAAGACGTCGACGCCGCCGAGTTCCTCGGCCAGCCGCTCGAGCACCTGGGACGCGCCGACCAGGTCGGTCGCGTCGAACTGCGTGACGACGGCGCGTGCGCCGCGGGCGCGCACGGCCTCGGCTGTCTGCTGAGCACCTTCTTCGTCGGAGTGCCAGGTGATGCCGACGTCGAGCCCTGCCTCGGCCAGGGCGATGGCGGTCGCGGCGCCGATGCCGGAGTCCGAAGCGGTCACGATGGCGTGGGTGGGGGAGAAGGTCGCGTCCATGTTCCGACGCTAGGGAGGGATTCGGCCCGGATCACGGGGCTTTACAGGCAGATGCCGCTGCGTTATGACACCGCTCGGCGTCAGGGCACGAGGGGGCTCACGGTGCTGTCCGCCGCGGCATCCGTCGTGACCGAGATGCCGGCGATCGCCTCGATGAGCCGGGACGCGAGGTAGGCGTGGCCGGCGGTGGACGGGTGGTCGCGGCCGACGTCGGAGGTGTCGATGACGTCGAGGTACCGAGAAGGGGTGATCCACTCCTCGGCGAGCGGGGAGACGTACCACCAGCCGCGAGCCGCGGCGAGCTCGCGCAGGTCGGCGTCGATGCGCGCCGTCTCGCGTTCCACGGGCAGCACCTGCGGCGCAGGTCCCAGCACCACGATCTGCGCATCGGGGTACGTCGACCTCAGGTCGTCCCAGGCGGCGCTGACCGCCTCGCGGTAGCCCTCCGCGCCCAGCCGGCGGTCGTTGATGGATCCCTGCAGGATCGCGAGGTCCGGGCGCAGCGCAGCGTCGAGCGCCGCGATCCGCTCGCCGAAGGAGCCGCCGTCGATGCCGGGCTTCAGGTACCCGCTGCCGCGGACGCCGTCGACGACCGCATCCCACCCGAGCGTCTCGGCGGCGACGTACGCGTAGCCGCGCGTCGGGTCGCTTGCCGCGGACCCGTAGGTCCACGAGTCGCCGAAGACCAGCACACGGGGTGTTGCGGGCAGCTCGAGCGCCGCCGGTGTGACGGCGGCGACCGCTCCCGGTGCGCCGGCGGCGGGCGCCGAGGCCGCCTGCCAGGGCCGCCAGAGCCCGAGGACGCAGATCGCGGCGACGGCGGCGGCCAGCAGCACGATCGGCCACGCAGGGCGTCGGGATCGCGCGTGGCTGTCTACCGTCACGCTCCGAGAGTAGGGCACGCCGGAGCGGGCGCCGACACCGCCGTGGACGGCAGCCGTCGACGCCGCGGCCGAGGGGTCGATGCGCCGTGCGAGGATAGCCCGGTGCATCGCAAAGTGACCGCCGAACTCGACCTGGAACTGGGGTCCGACGTCGACCTCATCCTTCAGATCTCCGCGGCGCGCACGGCGCACCTCGTGACCGAGCAGCTGACCCTGCACCAGGGCGGGCGGGACCGCACGCCGACCGAGATCGTCGACCCCGCCGGGGGCCGGCTTCACCGCCTGCGCGGCGAGCCGGGAGAGCTGCGGGTGCGGTACGAGGCGGTGCTCGACATCGCGCCCGGAACGGCGCCGCACACCGACCTCGAGACGATCACCTATCTGCGCCCCAGCCGGTACTGCCAATCCGACGAGCTGTTCGCGCAGGCGCGCCGTCAGTTCCGCGGGCTCTCGGGCCGGGATCTCGTCGCCGCCATCGAGGACTTCGTGGCCAGGAGCACGACGTACACGCTGGGACTGAGTCAGGGCACCGACTCGGCGGTGACGACCCTCAGCACCGGCCAGGGCGTCTGCCGCGATTACGCCCACCTGGTGATCGCGCTGCTGCGGGCGATGGACGTGCCCGCCCGCTATGCCGCCTGCTACGCGCCGGGGCTTCGTCCCATGGATTTCCACGCCGTCGCCGAGGCGTACCTCGACGGCGCCTGGTACGTCATCGACGCCACCCGGCTGTCGCATCGCGGGTCGCTCGTGCGCATCGCGACGGGACGGGATGCCGCCGACTGCGCGTTCCTGAGCTACCACGGCGGCTACGTCGGGCTCACCCGCATGTACGTGGACGCCTGGCTCGTCCCCGAAGACGCCGAGGACGCCGCCTCGCAGGCCGCCGCTGCCGCGGCATCCGACCCCGCCTCGGACGATCCGTCGCAGCTGGTGCAGCTGGCCTGAGCGAGGCGGCGCGCACGCCCCGCGTAGAATCGGAGGGTTATGGATCCTGAAGCCCTCTCCGCTGTCCTGCTCGACGTCGTCCGCCCGGCCGCCGAGGCGCGACGTGCGGGCTCGACCGAGGGGCTCACGCCCGCCGATCTGCCGCTGGACCGGCCGAAGAACCGCGACCACGGCGACTGGGCGTCCAACGCCGCGCTGAAGCTCGCGAAGGCCGTGGGGGCGAACCCGCGCGAGTTCGCCGCCGAGATCGCCGAGGCGCTCGGCGCCGTCGACGGCATCGCGTCGGTCGAGGTCGCCGGCCCCGGATTCATCAACATCCGCCTGGATGCCGCCACGGCGGGTGCCCTCGCGAAGACCATCGTCGAGGCGGGTGCCGCCTTCGGTCGCAACGACAGCCAGCGCGGCAACACGATCAACCTCGAGTTCGTCAGCGCCAACCCCACCGGTCCGATGCACATCGGACACACCCGGTGGGCGGCGCTCGGTGACGCGATGGCCCGCCTGCTGCTGGCCTGTGACGCGACGCTGGTGCGCGAGTTCTACATCAACGACGCCGGTGCGCAGATGGACCGGTTCGGCGCCTCCGTGCTTGCCGCGATGAAGGGCGAGCCGACCCCGGAGGGCGGCTACGCCGGCGCCTACATCGACGAGCTCGCCCAGCGGGTGCAGGCCGCAGATCCCGGCATCCTGGACCTCCCCGCCGATGAGCAGCTGGTGGCCGCGCGCGACCGTGCCTACGACCTGCAGCTCGGCGAGCTGCAGGCGTCGCTGGCGAAGTTCAACGTCCACTTCGACGTCTTCTTCAGCGAACGGGTGCTGCACGCCCCCGGCGCCGACGGCGGACCGAGCCTCGTCGAGGAGGCCGTGGAGCGCCTGCGCGCCCAGGGCCACGTGTTCGACCAGGACGGCGCGGTGTGGGTGCGCACCACCGACTTCGGCGACGACAAGGACCGGGTCATCCGTCGCTCGAACGGCGAGTTCACCTACTTCGCCGCGGACGCCGCGTACTACCTCAACAAGAGCGACCGCGGCTTCAAGCACAAGATCTACCTGCTCGGCGCCGACCACCACGGCTACGTGCACCGTCTGAAGGCGCTCGCCGGTGCCGCCGGCGACGACCCCGAGAAGGACGTCGAGGTGCTCATCGGTCAGCTCGTCTCGATCAACGGTGCCCGCCTCTCCAAGCGCGCCGGCAACATCATCGAGCTCGACGACCTGCGCGAATGGCTCGGCACCGACGCGCTGCGGTACTCGCTCGCGCGCTATCCCGCCGACTCCCCGCTGACGCTGGATCCCGAGATCCTGCAGAAGCGCACGAACGACAACCCCGTCTTCTACGTGCAGTACGCCCACGCGCGCACCCACAACGTCACGCGCAACGCCGCCGAAAGCGGGGTGGACCGCAGCGCCTTCGCTCCCGAGCTGCTCGAGCACGAGACCGAGTCGGCGCTGCTGGGCGCCCTGCAGGAGTTCCCGCGCACCGTCGCCTTCGCCGCAGAGGTGCGCGAGCCGCACCGTGTGGCGCGCTACCTCGAGGAGCTGGCGGGCCTGTACCACCGCTGGTACGACAACTGCCGCGTGATCCCGCTGGGTGACGACCCCGTCACCGACCTGCACCGCACTCGCCTGTGGCTGAACGATGCGACCGGCCAGGTGCTGCGCAACGGCCTGGATCTGCTCGGGGTGAGTGCGCCCGAGCGCATGTGACATGACGGGCGACACGCACCCCACCCAGCCGCTGCCGGACCCGGCGGCGCAGTGGGTGCTGTCGTCGTCGGAGCCCGCCGCCCCGCAGAAGCGCCGGCGACGCGGGCTGGGTTGGGTCGTGGCGGCGGTGATCGTCGTGGTCCTCGCCGTCGCCGCGTGGTTCGTGGCGGAGGCCGTTGCGCGCAACATCGTCATCGACACGGTGCGCCAGCGGATCATCGCGGAGCTCGCCCTGCCGAAGGACCAGCAGATCGACGTGGCGCTGGAGGGCGCCGTGCTTCCGCAGCTGATCGGCGGCGCGCTGACGAGCATTCGCATCTCGTCCGACGACGTGCGTCAGGGGGATTTCTCCGCCGACGTCGTCGTCGAAGCGCGCGATGTTCCCATCCGCGGCGACGGCGAGATGCGCGACGCCCACGCCGTCGTCACGCTCGACGAGTCCCAGCTGCGCGGGCTGCTCTCTGCCGTGGAGGATTTCCCCGTCGAGACGGTCGGCATCGCCGCCCCCGACATCACCGCCAGCATCGAGCTGTCACTGTTCGGCGCGAAGGTCCCCGTCGGGCTGTCGCTGACCCCGAGCGCCGAGGAGGGGGAGCTGGTGCTGACCCCCACATCGATCCAGGTCGCCGGTTCCGACATCACGGCCGACGAGCTGCGGCGCCAGTTCGGAATCGTCTCCAACGCCGTGCTGCGCGACTGGCCGGTGTGCATCGCCGAGTACCTGCCACGGGGGCTGACTCTCGCGGACGTCGCCGTGGAGGGCGACCGGCTGCGCGCCGGCTTCGACGTCGACGATCGCCTCCTCCTCGACGACGCCCTGCTGGCCGACGGCACCTGCGCCTGACCGAGGGCATCGCGCGCGTCACACTCACCGCCCCGTTCGCGGTGGTGCCCTAGACTGCTTGCACGTCGGAGCGTGGATGATCCGCCCGGCATCCGGCCGCTGTTCCGCAAGGCGCAGCTTTCCGCATCCCACCCGATTGGTCTGCTCCGTGTCCGCCTCGCCCGCCCATGTCCCCGCGTCCGATCGCCTCGCGAAGCCCGACACCGCGAACGACCTGGTCGCGGCCGTGTGGCCCGCATCGGCGGACCGAGAAGACGACGGCATCGTGCGCATCGGCGGAGTACCGGTCACCGAACTGAAGGAACGCTTCGGCACCCCCCTCTACGTGCTGGACGAGACCGAGGTGCGCGCACGGGCGCGTCGCACCCGCGCCGCGTTCGACGCCGCCGCCGCCGAGCACGGCACCACCGCCGAGGTCTACTACGCCGGCAAGGCGTTCCTGTCGACCGAGGTGGTGCGCTGGGTCACCCAGGAGGGGCTGGCCGTCGACGTCTCGACGGGCGGTGAGCTGGCCGTCGCCCTCGCCGCCGGCACCGACCCCGTGCGCATCGGCTTCCACGGCAACAACAAGAGCACCGCCGAGATCTCCCGCGCCGTCGAGGTGGGCGTCGGATCGATCGTCATCGACAGCGACGCCGAGATCGCCCGCGTCGCCGAGGCCGCTGCCGCCCGCGGCATCGTGCAGTCGGTGCGGTTGCGGGTCAACAGCGGCGTCCACGCCGAGACCCACGACTTCCTCGCGACCGCGCACGAGGACCAGAAGTTCGGCTTTCCGCTGGCCCGCGCCGTCGAGGTCGTCGGTCGCATCCGCGAGCTTCCCAGCCTGCGTTTCGACGGATTGCACTGTCACATCGGCTCCCAGATCTTCGGGGTGGCCGGCTTCCGGGAATCCGCCGCCCGTCTGGTCGAGGTGCACGCACAACTGCTCTCCGGCGGCCCGGTGCCGGTGCTCAACCTCGGCGGCGGCTTCGGCATCGCCTACACCTCGGCCGACGACCCGACCCCCATCGAAGAGCTCGCCGACGGCATCGTCGGCGCGGTCGCGGGGGAGTGCGCCGAGCGCGGCATCGCGCTCCCTTCCCTCGCCGTCGAGCCCGGGCGATCGATCGTGGGACCCGCCGGCGTCACCCTCTACGAGGTCGGCACCGTCAAGCCGGTCCAGGCCACCGACGAGCTGCGGCGGCTGTACGTGAGCGTCGACGGCGGGATGAGCGACAACGCCCGCCCGGCCCTCTACGGCGCGCAGTACTCCGCACGCGTGGTCTCGCGCGCGAGCGATGCCGAACCGGCCCTGGCGCGGGTGGTCGGCAAGCACTGCGAATCCGGCGACATCGTCGTCGAGGCCGAGTACCTGCCCGGCGACGTCGCCCCCGGCGACCTGCTGGCCGTCCCCGCGACGGGCGCCTACTGCTTCTCGCTCGCGAGCAACTACAACTACATCCCCCGCCCGCCCGTCGTGGCGGTCGCCGAGGGCTCCGCCCGCGTGATCGTGCGCGGCGAGTCCATCGACGACCTGCTGGCGCGCGACGCGGGGATCTCATCGACGGAGGGAACTGAATGACCGACTACCGCCGCCTGCGCGTCGCGCTGCTGGGAGCGGGAGCCGTGGGGTCGCAGGTCGCCGACCTGCTGCTCAAACACGGCGACGAGCTCGCCGACCGCGCTGGAGCCGAGCTCGAACTCGCGGGCATCGCGGTACGGGACATCGACGCGCCGCGCGACGTCGACCTGCCGCGGGAGCTGTTCACCACCGATCCCGAGCCCCTCATCGTCGGCAGCGACATCGTCATCGAGCTGATGGGCGGCATCGAGCCGGCCCGGAGCCTCATCCTGCACGCCATCAACTCCGGCGCCGACGTCGTGACCGCCAACAAGGCGCTGCTGGCCACCCACGGCCCCGAGATCTTCGAGGCTGCAGAGCAGGTGGGCGCGTCGGTGTACTACGAAGCCGCCGCCGCCGGCGCGATCCCGATCATCCGGCCGCTGCGCGATTCCCTCGCCGGCGACCGCGTGCGCCGCATCATGGGGATCGTCAACGGAACCACCAACTACATCCTCGACCGGATGGATGCCGAAGGCGCCGAATTCGACGACGTCCTCGCCCAGGCGCAGCAGCTCGGCTATGCAGAAGCCGACCCGACGGCCGACATCGAGGGCTACGACGCCGCTCAGAAGGCCGCGATCCTCGCGAGCCTCGCCTTCCACACCGCCGTTCCGCTGGACGCGGTGCACCGTGAGGGCATCGTCGGCATCGACAAGGCGATGATGGATGCTGCGCGGCACGCCGGCTACGTCATCAAGCTGCTCGCGGTGTGCGAGCGCATGAGCGTCGACGGCGAGACCTCGCCCACGGGCGAGGCGATCTCGGTGCGCGTGTATCCCGCTCTCGTCCCCCGCGCGCACCCGCTGGCGAGCGTGCACGGCGCGAACAACGCCGTGTTCGTGCAGGCCGAGGCGGCCGGGGACCTCATGTTCTACGGTGCCGGTGCCGGTGGCGTGCAGACCGCGTCGGCGGTGCTCGGCGACATCGTCTCGGCAGCCCGGCGGCACATCGCCGGCGGGGTCGGGGTGGGGGAGTCCACCCGGGCCAACCTGCCGGTCCTCCCCATCGCCGAGGTGTGCACCCGCTATCAGATCACCCTGGAGGTCGACGACCTCCCGGGCGTGCTGGCGACGATCGCCGGCATTCTCAGTGACGGCCGCGTCTCCATCGCCACGGTCGAGCAGAACATCCTGTCCGGCGGCGAAGACGCCGAGGCAGGCCAGGAGGCGGGCGTCGCCCGGCTCGTCATCGGAACGCACACGGCGCGTGAGCGGGACCTCAGCGAGACGGTGGCCCGCCTCGCCGAGAGCGGCGTGGTGGAACGCGTCGTGTCCGTGCTGCGCGTGGAGGGGAACTGACATGGCACATCTCTGGCGCGGAGTGCTCCGCGAATACGCCGACCGTCTCGGAGTCACCGAGGCCTCGACCGTCGTGACCCTCGGCGAGGGCGGCACGCCGCTCCTGCCGGCGCCCGCGCTGTCGCAGATGACGGGGGCCGACGTCTGGGTGAAGTACGAGGGCATGAACCCCACCGGCTCCTTCAAGGACCGCGGCATGACCGTCGCGCTCTCGCGCGCCGTCGAGCACGGTGCGAAGGCCGTCATCTGCGCGTCGACGGGCAACACGTCGGCGTCGGCGGCGGCCTACGCGGCGCACGCCGGCATCACCGCCGCGGTGCTCGTGCCCGAGGGCAAGATCGCGATGGGCAAGCTCAGCCAGGCCGTCGCCCACAACGGCCGTCTCATCCAGATCCGCGGCAACTTCGACGACTGCCTCGAGATCGCCCGCGAGCTGGCCGATCACTATCCGGTGCACCTGGTCAACTCGGTCAACCCCGACCGCATCGAGGGCCAGAAGACCGCCGCATACGAGATCGTCTCGCAGCTCGGCGACGCCCCGGACTTCCACTTCATCCCCGTCGGCAACGCCGGCAACTACACCGCCTACTCGCGCGGCTACCGCGAGGAGG from Microbacterium sp. zg-Y625 includes these protein-coding regions:
- the thrC gene encoding threonine synthase, yielding MAHLWRGVLREYADRLGVTEASTVVTLGEGGTPLLPAPALSQMTGADVWVKYEGMNPTGSFKDRGMTVALSRAVEHGAKAVICASTGNTSASAAAYAAHAGITAAVLVPEGKIAMGKLSQAVAHNGRLIQIRGNFDDCLEIARELADHYPVHLVNSVNPDRIEGQKTAAYEIVSQLGDAPDFHFIPVGNAGNYTAYSRGYREEAGRGAATRVPRMFGFQAEGSAPLVRGEVVRNPETVASAIRIGNPASWELALEARDATDGWFGAIDDDRILAAQKLLSGAVGIFVEPASAISVAGLLDRAEAGIIPAGARVVLTVTGHGLKDPQWALRAADGSEVQPLVVDAATSEVASVLGLVAEATA